The Campylobacter concisus genome has a window encoding:
- a CDS encoding lytic transglycosylase domain-containing protein, with protein sequence MFLLRHFSILSLACVALLAKIYTYEELKNEPKSLAKDYYINRLINEGSYTKEQIAELSRDVFRKSGLVQKSINKILPPKAAPSKCPGISANNITTASLACQNLLTTMSFSLKLDSKTREILAANLANTNPEKARILRTLNEPNPALSFANANDAKSFLELFNASSPQSKSALFSVNFEANFMNKLYMQKGFTNLLNDVVFNKKYESFRRNLLNINPAVTEKSDAFILGLNAILLGQNDVAFSFFTRAKNTFDRAWQRDNATFWQYELSGDESFLKELSASKDANIYSLYARDLVGGEPLEVIVPRPSKQNIENFDVSDPFLWNKTAALAKDMNATQASEFAMKFYTNESIGAYAYFMQKAHGWEKQYFLMPNSPELEGISTERKSMIYALARQESLFIPSVVSTSYALGMMQFMPFLANAIGKKELKIPNFDQDDLFKTDVAFKFANHHLNYLDKFLYHPLFTAYAYNGGIGFTKKVITRDDMFKEGKFEPFLSIELVPVAETRNYGKKVLANYVIYMALNGSSIKISQLFENLTKPALTDKFRN encoded by the coding sequence TTGTTTTTGCTGCGTCACTTTAGTATCCTCTCTTTAGCCTGCGTTGCTCTTTTAGCTAAAATTTACACCTACGAGGAGCTAAAAAACGAGCCAAAAAGCCTTGCAAAAGACTACTACATAAACCGCCTTATAAACGAGGGCAGCTATACAAAGGAGCAGATAGCTGAGCTTTCACGCGACGTTTTTAGAAAAAGTGGCTTAGTTCAAAAATCAATCAATAAAATTTTACCTCCCAAAGCAGCCCCTAGCAAGTGTCCTGGCATAAGCGCAAACAACATCACAACTGCTAGCTTGGCTTGCCAAAATTTACTAACAACGATGAGCTTTTCTCTAAAACTTGATAGCAAAACTCGTGAAATTTTAGCGGCAAATCTTGCAAATACAAATCCAGAAAAAGCTAGAATTTTACGCACTTTAAACGAGCCAAACCCAGCTCTTAGCTTTGCAAATGCAAACGATGCAAAGAGCTTTTTGGAGCTTTTTAACGCTTCAAGCCCGCAAAGTAAAAGTGCGCTTTTTAGCGTAAATTTTGAAGCAAATTTTATGAACAAGCTCTACATGCAAAAGGGCTTTACAAATTTATTAAACGATGTCGTATTTAATAAAAAATACGAAAGCTTTAGAAGAAATTTACTAAATATAAACCCAGCTGTCACTGAAAAAAGTGACGCATTTATACTTGGGCTAAACGCCATCTTGCTTGGTCAAAATGACGTTGCATTTAGCTTTTTCACAAGAGCCAAAAACACCTTTGATAGGGCTTGGCAAAGGGACAATGCGACCTTTTGGCAGTATGAGCTAAGCGGCGATGAGAGCTTTTTAAAAGAGCTAAGTGCTAGCAAAGATGCAAATATCTACTCACTTTACGCAAGAGATTTGGTCGGTGGCGAGCCACTTGAGGTGATCGTGCCAAGACCTAGCAAGCAAAATATCGAAAATTTTGACGTGAGCGATCCGTTTTTATGGAACAAAACCGCAGCTCTTGCAAAAGATATGAACGCCACGCAAGCAAGCGAATTTGCGATGAAATTTTACACAAACGAGAGCATCGGCGCATACGCATACTTCATGCAAAAGGCGCATGGCTGGGAGAAGCAGTACTTTTTGATGCCAAACTCGCCTGAGCTTGAAGGCATCAGCACTGAGCGAAAGTCGATGATCTACGCACTAGCAAGACAAGAGAGCCTCTTTATCCCAAGTGTCGTTTCTACCTCTTACGCCCTTGGTATGATGCAGTTTATGCCATTTCTTGCAAATGCGATCGGCAAAAAAGAGCTAAAAATCCCAAATTTTGACCAAGACGATCTTTTTAAAACTGATGTCGCCTTTAAATTTGCAAATCACCACCTAAACTACCTTGATAAATTTCTTTACCATCCGCTCTTTACGGCCTACGCGTATAACGGCGGTATCGGCTTTACCAAAAAAGTCATCACAAGAGATGATATGTTTAAAGAGGGGAAATTTGAGCCATTTTTATCGATCGAGCTAGTCCCAGTGGCTGAGACTAGAAACTACGGCAAGAAGGTGCTTGCAAACTACGTGATCTATATGGCGCTTAATGGTTCCAGTATAAAGATTTCGCAACTTTTCGAAAATTTAACAAAACCGGCTTTGACTGATAAATTTCGAAACTAA
- a CDS encoding YggT family protein codes for MILSTLFSAVANILHLIITVYTWIVIAAALISWVKPDPSSPVVQLLYRLTDPVYSFIRRYIKTEFNGIDFAPLIVLLALQLIDQFLIRLLFVFAASL; via the coding sequence ATGATACTTTCCACCCTATTTTCAGCGGTCGCAAACATTTTGCACCTTATCATCACGGTCTATACGTGGATCGTCATCGCAGCAGCTCTCATTAGCTGGGTCAAGCCTGATCCTAGCTCGCCAGTCGTGCAGCTACTTTATAGGCTGACTGATCCTGTTTATAGCTTTATCAGACGTTACATCAAAACAGAATTTAACGGCATCGACTTTGCCCCACTCATCGTGCTTTTAGCACTTCAACTCATAGATCAATTTTTAATAAGGCTTTTATTTGTTTTTGCTGCGTCACTTTAG
- the gltX gene encoding glutamate--tRNA ligase: MYRFAPSPTGDMHIGNLRAAIFNYICSLQDKSGFILRIEDTDKERNIEGKEKDILEILSKFGIKPEQIYIQSENLKFHRQLASKLLIDKKAFACFCTEEELEAKKQKAKEQGVAYRYDGTCERLSDAEVLNCEKPFVIRMKKPTRTMSFTDAIKGELSFEPDAVDSFVIMRADKTPTYNFACAVDDMLEGVTFVIRGEDHVSNTPKQDLIREGLGYTGKMNYAHLPILLNIEGKKMSKRENESSVKWLFEQGFLPEAIANYLILLGNKTPTEIFTIEDAVKWFDITKISRSPARFDVKKLEQINREHIKLASKERIKEIFGVDESKVDLVKFYTQESSLVPEIKAKVEAIYSPKIAPDEYKSEFEIIKKAAHNLKPCESFDEFKKELMSATNLKGKNFFIPLRALLTNDLHGPELSELYPLIKDDLGKILI, encoded by the coding sequence ATGTATCGTTTTGCACCCTCTCCAACAGGAGATATGCACATAGGAAATTTACGTGCTGCTATTTTTAACTATATTTGTTCTTTGCAAGATAAAAGTGGCTTTATTTTACGCATAGAAGATACCGACAAAGAGCGAAATATCGAGGGAAAAGAGAAAGATATCTTAGAAATTTTGAGCAAATTTGGCATAAAACCAGAGCAAATTTACATCCAAAGTGAAAATTTAAAATTCCACAGACAGCTTGCATCAAAGCTTCTCATCGATAAAAAGGCCTTTGCTTGCTTTTGCACCGAAGAAGAGCTCGAAGCAAAAAAACAAAAAGCAAAAGAGCAAGGCGTGGCATATAGATATGACGGCACCTGCGAGAGGCTAAGCGACGCTGAAGTTTTAAACTGCGAGAAGCCATTTGTCATCCGCATGAAAAAACCAACACGCACGATGAGCTTTACAGACGCGATCAAGGGCGAGCTAAGCTTTGAGCCAGACGCTGTTGATAGCTTTGTCATCATGAGAGCAGACAAGACTCCGACTTACAACTTCGCCTGCGCAGTTGATGATATGCTTGAGGGCGTGACCTTTGTCATACGCGGCGAGGATCACGTGAGCAACACACCAAAGCAAGACCTCATACGCGAGGGGCTTGGCTACACTGGCAAGATGAACTACGCGCATTTGCCTATCCTTTTAAATATAGAGGGCAAAAAAATGAGCAAACGCGAGAACGAATCAAGCGTCAAATGGCTCTTTGAGCAGGGATTTTTACCTGAGGCAATCGCAAACTATCTGATACTTCTTGGCAACAAAACTCCAACTGAAATTTTTACCATTGAAGATGCGGTAAAGTGGTTTGATATAACTAAAATTTCACGCTCACCTGCTAGATTTGACGTGAAAAAACTTGAGCAGATAAATAGAGAGCACATCAAGCTTGCTTCAAAAGAGCGCATAAAAGAGATCTTTGGCGTGGATGAGAGCAAGGTTGATCTAGTTAAATTTTACACTCAAGAGAGCTCTCTAGTGCCTGAGATAAAGGCAAAAGTTGAGGCTATATATTCGCCAAAAATAGCTCCAGATGAGTATAAGAGCGAATTTGAGATCATAAAAAAAGCAGCTCATAATTTAAAACCGTGCGAGAGCTTTGATGAGTTTAAAAAAGAGCTTATGAGTGCTACAAATTTAAAAGGCAAAAACTTTTTCATACCGCTACGTGCGCTTCTTACAAACGACCTTCACGGCCCTGAGCTTAGCGAACTCTATCCACTCATCAAAGATGATCTAGGCAAAATTTTAATCTAG
- the mscL gene encoding large-conductance mechanosensitive channel protein MscL, protein MSFISEFKEFAMRGNVIDMAVGVVIGGAFGKIVSSLVGDIIMPVVGAITGGVNFTDLKLTLKEAVDSAPAVTINYGSFIQTMVDFLIIAFCIFCVIKALNTLKNKLPKEEETAPAEPETPADIALLTEIRDLLKK, encoded by the coding sequence ATGAGTTTTATCAGCGAATTTAAAGAATTTGCGATGCGCGGAAATGTCATAGATATGGCAGTTGGTGTTGTTATCGGTGGGGCATTTGGAAAGATCGTTTCATCGCTAGTTGGTGATATTATCATGCCAGTAGTTGGCGCTATAACAGGCGGTGTAAATTTCACTGATCTTAAGCTAACACTAAAAGAAGCAGTTGATAGTGCGCCTGCTGTTACGATAAACTATGGCTCATTTATACAAACAATGGTTGATTTTTTAATCATTGCGTTTTGTATTTTTTGCGTCATCAAAGCTTTAAATACACTTAAAAATAAACTACCAAAAGAAGAAGAGACAGCTCCTGCAGAGCCTGAAACTCCAGCTGATATAGCACTTCTGACTGAGATCAGAGATCTTCTAAAAAAATAA
- a CDS encoding Crp/Fnr family transcriptional regulator has product MIEQIPFFQGLSADDLAKLEAISVVKKYKKGEFLFIEGEEPKWLTFLITGSVKLYKTTANGKEIFIHQLAPMNFVAEVVNFENIPYPASAIFTISGEVLKINYEKFEAQFLTKPEICMKFLKSMAQKIRITTNLLHQELILSSEEKVARFILNHEDLFNELKHTKISSILNMTPETFSRILNKFKTNGLVKLDEKNQILEKDVDGLQEIYSY; this is encoded by the coding sequence ATGATAGAACAAATCCCATTTTTTCAAGGTCTTAGCGCCGATGACCTAGCCAAACTTGAAGCCATAAGTGTTGTTAAAAAATATAAAAAAGGCGAGTTTTTATTTATAGAGGGCGAGGAGCCAAAGTGGCTTACATTTTTGATAACTGGCTCGGTTAAACTTTATAAAACTACGGCAAATGGTAAAGAAATTTTTATCCATCAGCTTGCACCTATGAATTTTGTAGCTGAAGTTGTAAATTTTGAAAATATCCCTTATCCAGCGAGCGCCATTTTTACTATCTCTGGCGAGGTTTTAAAGATAAATTATGAAAAATTTGAAGCACAATTTTTAACAAAGCCAGAAATTTGTATGAAATTTCTAAAATCAATGGCTCAAAAGATAAGAATAACTACAAATTTACTCCACCAGGAACTAATACTTAGCTCCGAAGAGAAGGTGGCTAGATTTATTTTAAATCACGAAGATCTATTTAATGAACTAAAGCATACAAAAATTTCATCGATACTCAATATGACTCCAGAAACTTTTTCGAGAATTTTAAATAAATTTAAAACAAATGGTTTGGTTAAACTTGATGAGAAGAACCAAATTTTGGAAAAAGATGTAGATGGCCTACAAGAAATTTATTCTTATTGA